Genomic segment of Terriglobales bacterium:
TGGACGTCGTGGTGACGCGCGGCCAGAATCGCGCCTTCGATTTCCGGTTTCGGCGCGCGATCCGAGCCCATGGCGTCGACGGCTATGACCGTGGGCATTCGGCGTAGAGGTCCTCAGGTTCCCAGGCTGCGGGCCGGGCGCGCACCCTGCACCTGCGATTCTTCCTCTCCAACCCGCGACCTATTCCTTTTCCTTAATCGTCAGCACTTCGCGGCCCTTATAGTAGCCGCACTTCGGGCAGGCGCGATGAGGCAATTTCTGCTCGTGGCAGTTCGGGCACTCGGAAAGCGAGCGCGCGGTCAGGAAATCGTGAGCGCGCCGCGTCGAGGTCCGCGCCCTGGAATGTCGTCTCTTTGGATTCGCCATAAATATTCCGATCAGGACAGTGGCGGCACTGAAACTCTCCGCGACTGAAAATTGGAAATTCGAAACTTCGAGTTTCAAATTTCAAATTCTCATTGCCCTAGCTTGTCTTTCAGCTCTTTCAGCGCTTCCCATCGCGGGTCGGGAACGGAAGCCGCGCAATTGCACTCGCCCTGGTTACGATCGCGTCCGCAATGCGGGCACAGGCCCTTGCATCCCTCGCGACAAACCACCTTCATAGGCACGGTCAGCAGGATCTGCTCCCCCAGGACGTCCCGCAACTCGATTCCGTCGCCGGTGTAGTAGCCGATTTCCGCCTCCGCCTGGGTGACGGAAATCTCTGCCCGGCCGCCATCGACGCCCCGCGGCCGGTACAGAAGCTCGAACTTCCGCGCCACCTCCCGGGTTACCGGCACCAGGCACCGGGCACAAGCGGTCTCCACCGACGTTGCCAGCTCGCCGAGCACCCGGATGTCTTGAATCACTTCCTTGTGCCCGTGATGTTCCTCAATCAGCGTCGCCCGCCCGCTGGTTCGCAGCGGCGCTGACTGGCGCATATCTGGACCCAAGTCAACCGTGTCGGGGGGATATTCCTCCCGAAAATTAATTTCCTTTTGTTCCAGAACTTGCAGGCTGATGAACATCGCAGACCAACAGACTAAGCCTTCCAACAATCACCCGGTCGTACAAGCAGCAGAACTACCTCGGCGCAAACATCAAGAATAAAGGCCGGAGAGCGGCAGTGTCAAACCAGCAGAGCTCGCTACTGCTCTGCTCGGCATAGCCAATATACGGATAGGTAATCTGGTAACTCGCCTGGGCGTTGGAAATGGCGTGCAGCGACGACGACGCGGAAGCCTCATTGGGCGGACATCTTCGACCGGATCAAGTTGGGAATGGCCATCGCCGCCAGGGTTTCGATAAGCCAGACCCGCCTTGCCACCGCATTGCTATCCTTGCGGCTCACAATATGTAAGGGCAAAGTGGAATCCAAGCGCCATTGCTTGGGGGCATCTAACATATTCCCGCTTTAAGGACGGTAAGCCCGGCTCCGAACGACCGTGTGGCACGGGTCTTTGACCCGTGAGGCTTAGCCGCTGCGGGATGTCGCAGTGCACGAATACAAGTACCAAGTACCTAAGCACAGCAGGTACTTGGTACTCGGTACTTAGTAACCCCTTAAATGCTGCTTTCGGTGCCGGTCGGACGCACGCCGGCCTCTCCGCGAATGCTGCTTACCGTACGCTGCACACGGTCGCGGCCTTGCTCAAAGGTTTCACGCGCCGAACTGGCCAAGTCTTGCGCCCGCTCCTGCAACGTGTTGCGTGCCTCTTGCCCGCTCATGGGCGCAAACAGAACACCCAGCCCGACGCCAAGTCCCAACCCGAATAGAAACGCTTTCATAAATTCTCTCCTTGTTCGCTTTGCGGTCCGCCAGCCAAAGACTACGCCCGGGCCCGAGCCCCGGCAATCCCCCGGAGACAATTGGTTCGTTCGCCTACTTACAGATGCGAAAGCGGCGGAGAAGTTTGCTGCCGCAAAACTGGTGCAGCTCCGGAAAAGTTTCCCAAAAAGGATTCGTGCCTAACGCGCTGATACACTAGGCGGTCATGATCTCAGGCTTCGCCACTGCCGAAGGCTGTGCGCGCTTTGCACAGCATTTTCCACAGGCTCACCTTAATTTCCGGCGTCCCGAGTGGGTGCAGGGTGTCGGCGAGCTGACACTCTCCTCCATGGGCATCGGCACTTACCTGGGAGAGCCCGACGACGACGCCGACCGCGCCTACACCGCTGCCCTTGCCGAAGCGCTTGCTTCCGGCATCAACGTTGTGGACTCCGCCATCAATTACCGACACCAGCGCTCCGAGCGGAACATTGGCGCTGCGATGTCGCAGCTGATTGGAGAGGGTAAGCTCCGTCGCGACGAGGTGCTGGTCTGCACCAAGGCCGGATATCTGACCTTCGACGGCGACATGCCGTCCGATCCGCGCGCCTATTTCATGAAAGAGTACATCGAGCCGGGCATTCTCGATCCGGCCGAGATCGCCGGGGGCATGCATTGCATGGCACCGCGCTTCCTTGCCGACCAACTGGAGCGCTCCCGCCGCAATCTCGGCCTGGAAACCATTGACGTCTTTTATGTCCACAACCCGGAGACGCAGCTCGCCTCAGTGCCGCCCACGCAGTTTGTTCAGCGGCTGGCAGCGGCCTTTCGCGAGCTGGAACAAGCCGCCGACGCGGGCAAAATCCGGTGGTACGGCGTGGCCAGTTGGAATGCCTTCCGTGTCGCGCCCGGCGACAACGGCTACATGCCGCTCGAAGCCGTGCTGCGTTGCGCCTATGAGGCCGGCGGGGAAGGCAATCATTGCCGCTTCATCCAGCTCCCCTTCAACCTGGCGATGACCGAGGCGTGGTCCTCGAACAATCATCAATTCAACGAGGAAACCATATCGGCGCTGGAGTTCGTGCACCGCGTTGGCATCGCCGCTATCGGCAGCGGCACCCTTGCCCAGGGACAACTGGCCGGCGATCTGCCGGAAGTCGTCAGCAAGCGGCTGGGAATGAGAACCTCCGCCGAAAATGCCATTCAGTTTGCGCGCTCCGCCCCGGGATTGGTGACCGCACTGGTCGGCATGGGCCGCCCTGAACACGTTAAGGCGAACGTAAAGATAACAGCGCATCCGCCCGCGGACCTGGACCAGTGGCGATCGCTGTTCCCGAAGTCGCGCCAGGAATCTGCCTGAGCGCCACCGTCACTTTCCCAGGTCCCTCCATCGCGCTCGCT
This window contains:
- the rpmF gene encoding 50S ribosomal protein L32; the encoded protein is MANPKRRHSRARTSTRRAHDFLTARSLSECPNCHEQKLPHRACPKCGYYKGREVLTIKEKE
- a CDS encoding aldo/keto reductase, with translation MISGFATAEGCARFAQHFPQAHLNFRRPEWVQGVGELTLSSMGIGTYLGEPDDDADRAYTAALAEALASGINVVDSAINYRHQRSERNIGAAMSQLIGEGKLRRDEVLVCTKAGYLTFDGDMPSDPRAYFMKEYIEPGILDPAEIAGGMHCMAPRFLADQLERSRRNLGLETIDVFYVHNPETQLASVPPTQFVQRLAAAFRELEQAADAGKIRWYGVASWNAFRVAPGDNGYMPLEAVLRCAYEAGGEGNHCRFIQLPFNLAMTEAWSSNNHQFNEETISALEFVHRVGIAAIGSGTLAQGQLAGDLPEVVSKRLGMRTSAENAIQFARSAPGLVTALVGMGRPEHVKANVKITAHPPADLDQWRSLFPKSRQESA
- a CDS encoding DUF177 domain-containing protein, which encodes MFISLQVLEQKEINFREEYPPDTVDLGPDMRQSAPLRTSGRATLIEEHHGHKEVIQDIRVLGELATSVETACARCLVPVTREVARKFELLYRPRGVDGGRAEISVTQAEAEIGYYTGDGIELRDVLGEQILLTVPMKVVCREGCKGLCPHCGRDRNQGECNCAASVPDPRWEALKELKDKLGQ
- a CDS encoding YtxH domain-containing protein — encoded protein: MKAFLFGLGLGVGLGVLFAPMSGQEARNTLQERAQDLASSARETFEQGRDRVQRTVSSIRGEAGVRPTGTESSI